The following coding sequences are from one Natrarchaeobaculum sulfurireducens window:
- a CDS encoding ZIP family metal transporter, with translation MSGRTLYDLPRWVLAIGPVVILLAVFAVLFLTSPFGDLSAVDEASTLEIVWMLTIIGAIAGIIPVAIGMLWFPFIRDLDPRYLHAFLALAAGVLAFIAVEMTEDMIFDYGLEAENTMLAATLAIVGVGGTFAIMYAASQWRQRKMSTSEKSGLEIAYLVALALGLHSIGEGLGIGVAYINGDATLLMLLVLAFVMHNVMEGPTVVAAVARDRATPPLRHFAAMGLIAGGPVILGGYIGSFAQSNLLAVLFFAIAIGAILQVLIEVAELIRFDAEAVLTRTNAATFTVGFALMFLLEDVLTDVVLEGWLVPA, from the coding sequence ATGAGTGGCCGCACGCTGTATGACCTTCCGCGGTGGGTGCTTGCGATCGGCCCGGTCGTGATTTTGCTCGCCGTCTTCGCCGTCCTCTTTCTGACGTCGCCGTTCGGCGATCTCTCTGCGGTCGACGAGGCAAGTACGCTCGAAATCGTCTGGATGCTAACGATCATCGGTGCCATCGCCGGCATCATTCCGGTCGCAATCGGAATGCTCTGGTTTCCGTTCATCCGCGACCTCGATCCCCGGTACTTACACGCATTTCTCGCACTGGCGGCCGGGGTGCTCGCATTCATCGCCGTCGAGATGACCGAGGACATGATCTTCGACTACGGACTCGAGGCCGAGAACACGATGCTCGCCGCGACCCTCGCCATCGTCGGCGTCGGTGGCACGTTCGCGATTATGTACGCCGCGAGCCAGTGGCGCCAGCGCAAGATGTCAACGTCCGAAAAGAGCGGGCTCGAGATCGCGTATCTCGTCGCGCTTGCACTCGGACTTCACAGCATCGGTGAGGGGCTCGGTATCGGCGTCGCCTACATCAACGGCGACGCGACGTTGCTCATGCTCCTGGTCCTGGCGTTCGTGATGCACAACGTCATGGAGGGGCCAACGGTCGTCGCTGCCGTCGCCCGCGACAGGGCCACGCCACCACTGCGACACTTCGCTGCGATGGGACTCATCGCGGGTGGGCCGGTTATTCTCGGCGGCTACATCGGCAGTTTCGCCCAGTCGAACCTGCTCGCCGTGTTGTTCTTTGCCATCGCAATCGGTGCCATCCTTCAGGTGCTGATCGAGGTTGCAGAACTCATTCGTTTCGACGCCGAAGCCGTCCTCACGCGGACGAACGCTGCGACGTTCACCGTCGGCTTTGCGCTCATGTTCTTACTCGAAGACGTTCTCACAGACGTCGTCCTCGAGGGGTGGCTCGTCCCAGCCTGA
- a CDS encoding hydroxysqualene dehydroxylase, whose translation MTHVAVVGGGIGGLTAAHELAERGADVTVLEAGARFGGKARSMPIDDSPAPLHGEHGFRFFPAFYRHVIDTMARIPDGNDTVADNLVETEATLIASVDRPDRIADTSQPDSVRGWLEAFRPAFAEDLPKDDVAFLLERLLFLLTACERRRESFDDVSWWEFIDAENRSQEFRDRLAYATQSLVALRPEVGSARTVGTIYLQLLFGQLDPGRPTERILNAPTSDAWIDPWTRYLETLGVDLRANAPAQALEFDGRRVTGVTLSDGETVDADEFVLAVPVEVAPSFVTPDLATAAPELRLLERLDTAWMNGIQFYLSEPVDLTRGHQVYADAPWALTSISQRQFWHDYDLEARSDGDVEGVLSVIASDWDTPGICYDKPARECTRAEISTEIWEQVKAHLNADEPRLTDEMLVDWFLDPAIVEVDDSSTTANGDVVENRSPLLINTVGSLRNRPPADVGVENLTLAADYVRTNSDLASMESANEAGRRAANAIVDRRGLRGSRATLWALEEPVVFEPFKREDRLRYRLGLPHPAEVSQSLRRSVTSLVGRKQPSSERRPLGGTRQR comes from the coding sequence ATGACTCACGTTGCTGTAGTCGGCGGTGGTATCGGCGGCCTCACGGCCGCACACGAACTTGCCGAGCGCGGGGCCGACGTGACCGTCCTCGAGGCAGGAGCACGATTCGGCGGCAAGGCCCGATCGATGCCGATCGACGACAGCCCCGCCCCGCTCCACGGCGAGCATGGCTTTCGGTTCTTCCCGGCGTTCTACCGCCACGTCATCGACACGATGGCGCGAATTCCCGACGGGAACGATACGGTCGCGGACAACCTCGTCGAGACCGAGGCGACGCTCATCGCGAGCGTCGACCGTCCGGACCGTATCGCCGACACCAGCCAGCCGGATTCCGTCCGCGGCTGGCTCGAGGCCTTCCGTCCGGCCTTCGCCGAGGACCTACCGAAAGACGACGTCGCGTTCTTGCTCGAGCGATTGCTGTTCCTGCTCACCGCTTGCGAGCGCCGTCGTGAGTCGTTCGACGACGTCTCGTGGTGGGAGTTCATCGACGCCGAAAACCGCTCACAGGAGTTTCGGGACCGACTGGCTTATGCGACCCAGTCGCTGGTTGCTCTGCGGCCCGAAGTCGGCAGCGCCCGCACAGTCGGAACCATCTACCTGCAACTGTTGTTCGGTCAGCTCGACCCTGGCCGGCCCACCGAGCGTATACTGAACGCCCCCACGAGCGACGCCTGGATCGACCCCTGGACGCGCTATCTCGAAACGCTCGGGGTCGACCTCCGAGCGAACGCTCCCGCGCAGGCACTCGAGTTCGACGGCCGCCGCGTCACCGGCGTCACGCTTTCCGACGGGGAGACGGTCGACGCCGACGAGTTCGTCCTTGCGGTTCCGGTCGAGGTCGCCCCCTCGTTCGTCACACCCGACCTCGCCACCGCAGCCCCGGAGCTTCGGCTACTCGAACGTCTCGATACCGCGTGGATGAACGGGATTCAGTTTTACCTCTCCGAACCGGTCGACCTGACACGAGGTCATCAGGTGTACGCCGACGCACCGTGGGCGCTGACCTCGATCTCACAGCGTCAGTTCTGGCACGACTACGACCTCGAGGCGAGAAGCGACGGCGACGTCGAGGGCGTCCTCTCGGTGATCGCCTCCGACTGGGACACGCCGGGAATATGCTACGACAAACCGGCGAGGGAGTGTACTCGAGCGGAGATTTCGACGGAGATCTGGGAGCAGGTAAAAGCCCATCTGAACGCGGACGAACCACGACTGACTGACGAGATGCTCGTCGACTGGTTCCTCGATCCGGCAATCGTCGAGGTCGACGATTCGTCCACGACGGCAAACGGCGACGTCGTCGAGAACCGGTCGCCGCTGTTGATAAACACCGTCGGATCACTTCGGAATCGCCCACCAGCGGACGTTGGCGTCGAGAACCTCACGCTGGCAGCCGACTACGTACGGACGAACTCGGACCTGGCTTCGATGGAGTCCGCGAACGAGGCCGGCCGCCGCGCCGCCAACGCTATCGTCGACCGTCGCGGGCTTCGTGGCTCGCGGGCCACACTCTGGGCGCTCGAGGAGCCGGTCGTGTTCGAGCCGTTCAAACGAGAAGACCGACTCCGGTACCGACTCGGCCTCCCGCATCCAGCCGAAGTGAGCCAGTCGTTACGACGCTCAGTCACTTCGCTCGTCGGTCGTAAACAGCCGTCGAGCGAGCGTCGGCCACTGGGCGGCACTCGGCAGCGCTGA
- the rocF gene encoding arginase, producing MATVRIIGTPMDYGANRRGVDMGPSAIRYGGLADELERAGVESVDAGDLFVPRAEERDPDATPPSEGNAKFLREIEDVCSRLADEVAGTIDDGLFPLVLGGDHSVAIGSMNGSARDATLGAIWFDAHADLNTPRTSPSGNVHGMALAAVLGRGVFGDFEWAHAPAVRESSVAYVGLRSIDDRERALVRDSEMTAFTMSDIDERGITAVVEDALEVATTGTDGIHVSLDLDWLDPNAAPGVGTPVRGGVTYREAHSALETVSKRHDRDNVVRSMDVVEVNPILDEANETAGLAAELASSAFGKRIL from the coding sequence ATGGCTACCGTTCGAATCATCGGTACACCGATGGACTACGGAGCGAACCGCCGTGGCGTCGACATGGGTCCGTCGGCGATCCGATATGGGGGTCTCGCCGACGAACTCGAGCGAGCCGGCGTCGAATCGGTCGATGCCGGCGATCTGTTCGTCCCACGCGCCGAAGAGCGCGACCCCGACGCGACCCCTCCAAGCGAGGGGAACGCAAAGTTCCTCCGGGAGATCGAAGACGTCTGCTCGAGGCTCGCCGACGAAGTCGCGGGGACGATCGACGACGGCCTCTTTCCGCTCGTCCTCGGTGGTGACCACTCCGTCGCGATCGGCTCGATGAACGGATCGGCTCGCGACGCGACATTGGGAGCGATCTGGTTCGACGCCCACGCGGACCTCAATACACCCAGAACGTCTCCCAGTGGAAACGTCCACGGAATGGCCCTGGCTGCCGTACTCGGCCGCGGCGTCTTCGGCGATTTCGAGTGGGCTCACGCACCAGCCGTCCGCGAGTCGTCGGTCGCCTACGTCGGCCTCCGGAGCATCGACGACCGTGAGCGAGCGCTGGTGCGGGACAGCGAGATGACTGCGTTTACCATGTCGGATATCGACGAGCGCGGCATCACGGCCGTCGTCGAGGACGCACTCGAGGTTGCAACGACCGGTACCGACGGTATCCACGTCAGCCTCGACCTGGACTGGCTCGACCCCAACGCGGCCCCCGGGGTCGGGACGCCCGTTCGCGGCGGCGTAACCTACCGAGAAGCACATTCCGCACTCGAGACGGTCTCGAAACGCCACGATCGGGACAACGTGGTCAGATCGATGGACGTCGTCGAGGTGAATCCGATTCTAGACGAGGCAAACGAAACCGCGGGCCTCGCCGCCGAACTGGCCTCGAGTGCTTTCGGCAAACGCATTTTATAA
- the gyrA gene encoding DNA gyrase subunit A: protein MSSDVPDPTDIEARTVENVRIEDEMEQSYIDYAMSVIAGRALPRVEDGLKPVHRRILYAIGEMGVTSGSSHRKSSSIVGETMGDYHPHGDQAIYDTLVRMAQDFSMRYPLVDGQGNFGSMDGDPPAAQRYTEARMDAIAEELLEDIDKDTVDFSSNYDDRLQEPDVLPAAFPNLLVNGSSGIAVGMSTNIPPHNLGEVIDATIELIDNPDATVEDLMEHVKGPDFPTGANIVGRDAIYSAYKTGRGRIRVRAAFDVEEWKNGRERIVITELPFQSNKARLVERIADDVNEGTLEGISDLRDESDRDGVRIVVELKRGANSEIVKNRLLENHLERTFGVINLALVDGQPKVLTLKETLEEYIAHRREVVRRRSEYDLVEAEDRAHILEGRLKALENVEDVVELIRNSEDRSTAKEGLREQFDFSADQADHIVRMQLGSLTSMEATEIESEYEDVQAEIERLTAILESETELLSVIKDELREIKAEYDDDRRTSIIEDEGTVTHEDLIPEEEVFVVMTEDDYVKRMPIDQFDPQGRGGKGIIGADVKEGDRVSAVFRANTHDYLLCFTNQGKVYRLKTYEIPEMGRTARGKSAVNILDLESDEEITAVVDTDTFEDDEFVTMATKHGYVKRTSGEEFERIQSNGKIAASLEADDELVDVEVTDGTTDLVIATEQGMTIRFDEAEVRAMGRNARGVNGIKLAAEDAVAGLVATDEDDGRALLTVTRNGYGKRTRLSEYRTQSRYGKGLIDIKTGDRNGRVTAVKAVSEDDQLVLMSEHGQIVRTRVDEISTVGRNTMGVTVMDVEASDAVASVDRIPAVSIEANDDQ from the coding sequence ATGAGTTCAGACGTACCCGATCCGACCGATATCGAGGCACGGACAGTCGAGAACGTCCGCATCGAGGACGAGATGGAACAGAGCTACATCGACTACGCGATGTCCGTCATCGCGGGTCGTGCACTCCCGAGAGTCGAAGACGGCCTCAAACCCGTCCATCGGCGCATCCTATATGCGATAGGCGAGATGGGCGTTACCAGTGGCTCCTCTCACCGCAAGTCGTCTTCGATCGTCGGCGAGACAATGGGTGACTACCACCCACACGGCGACCAGGCGATCTACGACACGCTCGTCCGAATGGCACAGGATTTCTCGATGCGCTATCCGCTGGTCGATGGCCAGGGGAACTTCGGCTCGATGGACGGCGACCCACCGGCCGCCCAGCGATACACGGAGGCCCGGATGGACGCCATCGCCGAAGAGTTACTCGAGGACATCGACAAGGATACCGTTGACTTCTCCTCGAACTACGACGACCGTCTTCAGGAACCGGACGTCCTGCCCGCAGCGTTCCCAAACCTGCTGGTCAACGGTTCCTCGGGGATCGCCGTCGGGATGTCGACGAACATCCCGCCGCACAACCTCGGTGAGGTGATCGACGCCACAATCGAGTTGATCGACAACCCCGACGCGACGGTGGAGGACCTGATGGAGCACGTCAAGGGGCCGGATTTCCCGACGGGTGCCAACATCGTCGGCCGCGACGCCATCTACTCGGCGTACAAGACCGGCCGCGGGCGCATCCGCGTCCGCGCGGCGTTCGATGTCGAGGAGTGGAAAAACGGCCGCGAACGTATCGTCATCACCGAACTCCCCTTCCAGTCTAACAAGGCCCGCCTCGTCGAGCGTATCGCTGACGACGTCAACGAGGGCACCCTCGAGGGAATCTCGGACCTGCGTGACGAATCCGACCGCGACGGCGTCCGTATCGTCGTCGAACTCAAACGCGGCGCAAACAGCGAGATCGTCAAGAACCGACTGCTCGAGAATCACTTAGAGCGTACGTTTGGGGTCATCAACCTCGCACTGGTCGACGGCCAGCCGAAGGTCCTCACGCTCAAAGAGACCCTCGAGGAGTACATCGCGCACCGCCGGGAGGTCGTCCGCCGACGCAGCGAGTACGACCTCGTCGAGGCCGAAGATCGCGCACACATCCTCGAGGGGCGGCTGAAGGCCCTGGAGAACGTCGAGGACGTGGTCGAACTCATCCGCAACAGCGAGGATCGGTCGACGGCGAAGGAGGGCCTGCGCGAGCAGTTCGACTTCTCGGCGGACCAGGCTGACCACATCGTCCGGATGCAACTCGGCAGCCTCACTTCGATGGAGGCTACAGAAATCGAATCCGAGTACGAAGACGTCCAGGCCGAAATCGAGCGACTGACCGCCATCCTCGAGAGCGAGACGGAACTGCTCTCGGTCATCAAAGACGAACTCCGCGAGATCAAAGCCGAGTACGACGACGACCGTCGAACCTCCATCATCGAAGACGAGGGGACGGTCACCCACGAAGACCTCATTCCCGAAGAAGAGGTGTTCGTCGTCATGACCGAAGACGACTACGTCAAGCGGATGCCGATCGACCAGTTCGATCCCCAGGGTCGAGGTGGCAAAGGTATCATCGGTGCGGACGTCAAGGAGGGTGATCGAGTCTCGGCCGTCTTCCGGGCGAACACCCACGATTACCTGCTTTGCTTTACCAATCAGGGGAAAGTCTACCGCCTCAAGACCTACGAGATCCCCGAGATGGGCCGGACTGCCCGCGGGAAGTCGGCCGTCAACATCCTCGATCTGGAGTCCGACGAGGAGATCACCGCCGTCGTCGACACCGACACCTTCGAAGACGACGAGTTCGTGACGATGGCCACGAAACACGGCTACGTCAAGCGGACGAGTGGCGAGGAGTTCGAGCGCATCCAGTCGAACGGAAAGATCGCCGCCTCGCTCGAGGCGGACGACGAACTCGTCGACGTCGAGGTTACGGACGGAACGACCGATCTGGTTATCGCCACCGAACAGGGGATGACGATCCGATTCGACGAAGCAGAAGTCAGAGCGATGGGGCGTAATGCCCGCGGCGTCAACGGTATCAAACTCGCTGCTGAGGATGCTGTCGCCGGACTCGTCGCGACCGACGAGGACGACGGCCGGGCGCTGTTGACGGTCACCCGCAACGGCTACGGAAAGCGGACGCGCCTCTCGGAGTATCGCACCCAGTCCCGCTACGGCAAGGGATTGATCGACATCAAAACTGGTGACCGGAACGGTCGCGTGACTGCCGTCAAGGCCGTCTCCGAGGACGACCAGCTCGTCTTGATGAGCGAACACGGCCAGATCGTCCGCACTCGAGTCGACGAGATCTCGACGGTTGGGCGGAACACGATGGGCGTGACCGTTATGGACGTCGAGGCCAGCGACGCCGTCGCCAGCGTCGACCGAATTCCTGCAGTCTCGATCGAGGCGAACGACGACCAGTAA
- the gyrB gene encoding DNA topoisomerase (ATP-hydrolyzing) subunit B, whose translation MSQESEYGAGQIQVLEGLEAVRKRPAMYIGSTDSRGLHHLVYEVVDNSIDEALAGHCDDITVTIHEDNSVSVTDDGRGIPVDTHDEYDRPALEVILTVLHAGGKFDNKSYQVSGGLHGVGVSVVNALSERLEIEVKRDGGVFTHAFERGEPDGDMQQVRDLEPAEDTGTRVQFWPDGEIFEADTFSFSTLANRLRELAFLNSGVRITLRDEREDGDDGVVEETYEYEGGIREFVEYLNETRSAMHPDVIYFEDEDQNIQVEVAMQATEELQGSIHAFANNINTREGGTHLTGFKTALTRTINDYAQNNDLLSDLEDNLKGEDIREGLTAVISVKHPDPQFEGQTKTKLGNSEVRGIVESAIHERLGTYFEENPDTAQAIVMKAVEAAKARMAAKKAEELTRRKSALESTSLPGKLADCQTKDPEEAELFIAEGDSAGGSAKQARNPEFQAVLPIKGKILNVEKHRLDRILENDEIRNMITAIGAGIGDEFDVDEIRYKKIIMATDADVDGAHIRTLMLTFFYRHMRPLLEGGYVYATQPPLYRIRYRGETYDAMTDAERDEIVAEKCDGNPTQVQRFKGLGEMNPEQLWETTMNPENRILKQITVEDAAAADKMFSVLMGDAVEPRKQFIKDHAPEAEWIDI comes from the coding sequence ATGTCCCAGGAAAGCGAGTACGGCGCAGGACAAATCCAGGTCTTAGAGGGCCTGGAGGCCGTACGGAAACGGCCCGCGATGTACATCGGCTCTACGGATTCTCGAGGGCTTCATCACCTAGTCTATGAGGTGGTGGACAACTCGATCGACGAGGCACTGGCCGGCCACTGTGACGACATCACTGTCACGATCCACGAGGACAACTCGGTGAGTGTCACTGACGATGGTCGTGGCATCCCCGTCGACACACACGACGAGTACGACCGCCCCGCGCTCGAGGTGATCCTCACGGTCCTCCATGCGGGCGGGAAGTTCGACAACAAATCCTACCAGGTCTCCGGTGGCCTCCACGGCGTCGGGGTGAGTGTGGTCAACGCCCTCTCCGAACGACTCGAGATCGAGGTCAAACGCGACGGCGGCGTCTTCACCCACGCGTTCGAACGCGGCGAGCCCGACGGTGACATGCAGCAGGTTCGCGACCTCGAGCCGGCCGAAGACACCGGAACACGGGTTCAGTTCTGGCCGGACGGGGAGATCTTCGAGGCCGACACGTTCTCTTTCTCGACGCTCGCAAACCGGCTTCGCGAGCTGGCCTTTCTCAACTCCGGCGTTCGGATCACACTGCGTGATGAGCGCGAAGACGGCGACGATGGTGTCGTCGAGGAAACCTACGAGTACGAAGGCGGTATCCGTGAGTTCGTCGAGTACCTAAACGAGACGCGCTCTGCGATGCATCCCGACGTGATCTACTTCGAGGACGAAGACCAGAACATCCAGGTCGAAGTCGCGATGCAGGCCACCGAAGAACTGCAGGGGTCGATCCACGCCTTCGCGAACAACATCAACACCCGCGAAGGCGGTACGCACCTCACCGGCTTCAAGACCGCCCTGACGCGGACGATCAACGACTACGCACAGAACAACGACCTCCTCTCGGATCTCGAGGACAACCTCAAAGGCGAGGACATCCGCGAGGGGCTGACGGCAGTCATCTCGGTCAAACACCCGGACCCACAGTTCGAGGGCCAGACGAAGACCAAACTCGGAAACAGCGAAGTTCGGGGCATCGTCGAGAGCGCCATCCACGAGCGACTGGGCACCTACTTCGAGGAGAACCCAGACACGGCACAGGCGATCGTGATGAAAGCCGTCGAAGCCGCGAAAGCCCGGATGGCAGCCAAAAAAGCCGAAGAACTCACCCGCCGCAAGTCGGCACTCGAGTCCACCTCGTTGCCCGGCAAACTCGCCGACTGTCAGACCAAAGACCCCGAGGAGGCCGAACTGTTCATCGCGGAGGGTGATTCCGCAGGCGGCAGCGCGAAACAGGCTCGAAACCCCGAGTTCCAGGCCGTGTTGCCGATCAAAGGAAAGATCCTGAACGTCGAGAAACACCGGCTCGATCGCATCCTCGAGAACGACGAGATCCGGAACATGATCACCGCCATCGGTGCGGGGATCGGCGACGAGTTCGACGTCGACGAGATCCGGTACAAGAAGATCATCATGGCGACTGACGCCGACGTCGACGGCGCACACATCCGGACGCTCATGCTCACGTTCTTCTACCGACACATGCGTCCGCTGCTCGAGGGTGGCTACGTCTATGCGACCCAGCCGCCGCTGTATCGCATCCGGTATCGCGGCGAGACCTACGACGCGATGACCGACGCCGAACGCGACGAGATCGTCGCGGAGAAATGCGACGGGAATCCGACACAGGTCCAGCGATTCAAGGGACTCGGCGAGATGAACCCCGAGCAGCTGTGGGAGACGACGATGAACCCCGAAAACCGCATCCTCAAACAGATCACGGTCGAGGACGCGGCCGCGGCGGACAAGATGTTCTCCGTCCTGATGGGCGACGCCGTCGAACCCCGAAAGCAGTTCATCAAAGACCACGCGCCGGAAGCCGAATGGATCGACATATGA
- a CDS encoding DICT sensory domain-containing protein, producing MPTLREALAEVEGRRKRLEVYTDDGAVAGELQRQFAVYNVDVDHWFRGRDGDGGCLVVRDGDGVFRGAVGLDHLEAILSPTVHPPWTIDNESVDVAELFDFLENTVFASYDRRQLLGATREFEARAWRVGAGRLYAGFQRREALVAQRGVYERLAERGSLSVTAFVADEWTDAVEDMEGVRIVDRDRNGVAEFWFVVFDGDGSDLRKCALVAEERGSGTYAGFWTYDPATVDGLVASLESLAEDVLERDDSDELLDGRR from the coding sequence ATGCCGACGCTTCGTGAGGCGCTGGCCGAGGTCGAAGGCCGGCGAAAGCGACTCGAGGTCTACACCGACGACGGAGCGGTCGCCGGTGAGTTACAACGGCAGTTTGCGGTGTACAACGTCGACGTCGACCACTGGTTCCGAGGGCGAGACGGCGACGGCGGCTGTCTGGTCGTTCGCGATGGCGATGGCGTGTTTCGTGGCGCCGTCGGGCTGGACCATCTCGAGGCGATCCTCTCGCCGACGGTTCATCCGCCGTGGACGATCGACAACGAATCGGTCGACGTCGCTGAGCTGTTCGACTTCCTCGAGAACACGGTCTTCGCCTCGTACGATCGACGACAGTTACTCGGAGCGACTCGAGAGTTCGAGGCTCGGGCGTGGCGCGTCGGCGCTGGACGGCTGTACGCCGGCTTTCAACGACGAGAGGCACTGGTCGCACAGCGTGGAGTCTACGAACGCCTCGCCGAGAGGGGATCGCTTTCGGTTACCGCGTTCGTCGCCGACGAGTGGACAGACGCGGTCGAGGACATGGAAGGCGTCCGGATCGTCGACCGCGATCGGAACGGAGTCGCCGAGTTCTGGTTCGTCGTCTTCGATGGCGACGGCTCTGACCTCCGGAAGTGCGCGCTCGTCGCCGAGGAGCGCGGCTCCGGGACGTACGCCGGCTTCTGGACGTACGACCCGGCGACGGTCGACGGCCTCGTCGCGAGCCTCGAGTCGCTGGCCGAGGACGTCCTCGAGAGGGACGATTCGGACGAGCTGCTTGACGGGCGTCGGTGA
- a CDS encoding Rrf2 family transcriptional regulator, protein MSSIELTPSQKKILRALTNLHKESEDAIKGEDIAAQVDRNPGTIRNQMQSLKALQLVEGVPGPKGGYKPTAAAYEALEIQQMDDPASVPLEHEGEPVEDVIVEEIDLSSVHHPELCRAEIHLQGTIADIAEDDSIIVGPTPLSKLVVEGSVDGKDDTNNILILRIEDMVAPAEEPEH, encoded by the coding sequence ATGTCATCTATAGAATTGACGCCGAGTCAGAAAAAAATTCTCCGCGCACTGACGAATCTCCACAAAGAGTCCGAAGATGCGATCAAAGGTGAAGACATCGCCGCACAGGTCGACCGGAACCCAGGGACGATTCGAAACCAGATGCAGAGTCTCAAAGCCCTCCAGCTTGTAGAGGGCGTACCAGGGCCGAAAGGCGGCTATAAACCCACAGCAGCCGCCTACGAAGCCCTCGAGATCCAGCAGATGGACGATCCGGCGTCCGTCCCGCTCGAACACGAAGGCGAACCCGTCGAAGACGTCATCGTCGAGGAAATCGACCTCTCGAGCGTCCACCACCCCGAACTTTGCCGTGCGGAGATCCACCTGCAGGGGACGATCGCCGACATCGCCGAGGACGACTCCATAATCGTCGGTCCGACGCCGCTTTCGAAACTCGTCGTCGAGGGAAGCGTCGACGGTAAAGACGACACCAACAACATCCTCATCCTTCGAATCGAGGACATGGTCGCACCCGCAGAAGAGCCCGAACACTGA
- a CDS encoding DUF7344 domain-containing protein: protein MKHPVTTISAVRSAVDAPVDDVLRALADGDARTVVAFVATRSEVSLDRLAGVVVGASIAGEDQIASPAEHERTEITLHHDMLPRLEDCGFLTYDPDERRVTDADVPEPIVAFLEIDHDADAS, encoded by the coding sequence ATGAAACACCCAGTCACGACAATCTCGGCGGTACGATCGGCAGTCGACGCCCCGGTCGACGACGTCCTTCGGGCCCTCGCCGACGGTGACGCCCGAACCGTGGTCGCATTCGTAGCGACCCGGTCCGAGGTGTCACTCGACCGGCTTGCGGGCGTCGTCGTCGGCGCGTCGATCGCCGGCGAGGATCAGATCGCGAGCCCGGCCGAACACGAGCGCACCGAAATAACACTCCACCACGATATGCTTCCCCGGCTCGAAGACTGTGGCTTCCTCACGTACGACCCGGACGAACGGCGCGTTACCGACGCGGACGTCCCCGAACCGATCGTCGCCTTCCTCGAGATCGATCACGATGCCGACGCTTCGTGA
- a CDS encoding metal-dependent transcriptional regulator: MMLSDVMEDYLKAIYQLQRESDERVKTSEIAAELDVTSPTVTSMLEKLEDRELVDREKYHGVTLTEEGETVALEVIRHHRLLEAYLTEHLDYDWAEVHAEADRLEHHISEDFEARVADVLGEPDVDPHGSPIPGADLEPPARPDGAPISEFTEGETVVVEEVADRDADVLAYLADHGVEPGVELEIVEVAPFGMVTARPIAGDDAVSLPESVAHHVRVAQPAGVDA, encoded by the coding sequence ATGATGCTGAGCGACGTGATGGAAGATTACCTCAAAGCGATCTACCAGCTCCAGCGCGAGAGCGACGAGCGAGTCAAAACCTCCGAAATCGCCGCGGAACTGGACGTCACGTCGCCGACCGTCACCAGCATGCTCGAGAAACTCGAAGACCGCGAGCTCGTCGACCGCGAGAAATATCACGGCGTCACCCTCACCGAGGAGGGCGAAACCGTCGCCCTCGAGGTCATCCGTCACCACCGACTGCTCGAGGCGTATCTCACCGAACATCTCGATTACGACTGGGCCGAGGTCCACGCCGAGGCCGACCGGCTCGAACACCACATCAGTGAGGACTTCGAGGCTCGGGTCGCAGACGTCCTCGGCGAGCCGGACGTCGACCCACACGGCTCCCCAATTCCGGGTGCCGACCTCGAGCCACCCGCTCGACCCGATGGGGCCCCCATCAGCGAGTTCACCGAAGGAGAGACCGTCGTCGTCGAGGAGGTCGCAGACCGTGACGCGGACGTGCTCGCGTATCTCGCCGACCACGGCGTCGAACCCGGCGTCGAACTCGAGATCGTCGAGGTTGCACCGTTCGGGATGGTAACGGCCAGGCCCATCGCTGGCGATGACGCGGTTTCGCTCCCTGAGTCGGTCGCCCATCACGTCCGTGTCGCACAGCCCGCTGGAGTCGACGCGTAA